A window of the Budorcas taxicolor isolate Tak-1 chromosome 10, Takin1.1, whole genome shotgun sequence genome harbors these coding sequences:
- the LOC128054186 gene encoding olfactory receptor 4K13-like, which produces MEKQNHSVVAEFILLGLTESHELQIFFFYFFSIIYIAILLSNLIIILVVKLDPQLQSPVYILLVNLSFIDMSLASFATPKMSGDLIRENKAISYEGCMDQIFFLHLLGGSEMMLLIAMAIDRLIAICKPLHYKNIMSHHICIRLALFSWSAGFVHSVSQMVFIVTLPFCGPNVVDSFFCDLPQVIKLACTDTYVLDLLVIAFSGLLSLFCFIFLFISYSIILITVHHHSSSGYSKAMSTLSAHITMVVLFFGPCLFIYIWPFSHVFIDKIFSVFYTIFTPLLNPIIYSFRNKDVKKAIIKIKTKNVSSRSAF; this is translated from the coding sequence atggaaaaacagaatCACTCTgtagtggctgaatttattttgctGGGACTCACAGAGTCTCATGagttacagattttctttttttactttttttccattatttacaTAGCCATTTTATTAAGTAACCTCATTATAATCTTGGTAGTGAAATTGGACCCTCAATTACAGTCTCCAGTGTACATCCTACTGGTCAACCTGTCCTTTATTGATATGTCTCTGGCTTCCTTTGCTACTCCTAAAATGAGTGGTGACTTAATTAGGGAAAATAAGGCCATTTCTTATGAAGGATGCATGgaccagatttttttccttcacctTTTAGGTGGAAGTGAGATGATGTTGCTTATAGCCATGGCAATTGATAGATTAATTGCTATATGCAAACCCCTTCATTACAAAAATATTATGAGCCACCATATTTGCATCAGACTTGCACTTTTCTCCTGGAGTGCTGGATTTGTGCATTCTGTTAGCCAAATGGTTTTTATAGTGACTTTACCATTTTGTGGCCCCAATGTTGTGGATAGTTTTTTCTGTGACCTGCCTCAGGTGATCAAACTTGCCTGCACTGACACCTATGTCTTAGACCTATTAGTCATTGCATTTAGTGGACTACtttctttgttctgtttcatatttctgttcatttcctatAGCATCATCCTGATAACTGTCCATCATCACTCCTCCAGTGGATATTCCAAGGCCATGTCCACTCTTTCAGCCCACATCACCATGGTGGTACTATTCTTTGGACCTTGCCTCTTTATCTATATATGGCCATTCAGCCATGTTTTCATAGATAAGATCTTCTCTgtgttttatacaatttttactCCCCTTTTAAATCCAATCATTTACTCATTTAGGAATAAAGACGTGaagaaagcaataataaaaataaagaccaagAATGTGAGTTCCAGATCAGCCTTTTAA
- the LOC128054064 gene encoding olfactory receptor 4L1-like: MDLKNGSVVTEFILQGFSAGWGLQIVFFVTFSLIYGATVLGNALIMVTVTCNPTLHSPMYFLLGNLSFLDMCLSSVTTPKMIRDLLTEHKTISIRGCTAQMFFMHLFGGAEMTLLVAMAFDRYVAVCKPLHYRKIMNHRLLNGFVVLSWTIGFTHTMSQMVLTVNLPFCGPRVIDSIFCDLPLVIKLACVETYTLELFVIADSGLLSLMCFLLLLVSYTVILATVQRRSSGGLSKALSTLSAHITVVSLFFGPCIFIYAWPFKSFARNKVLAVFYTVITPLLNPIIYTLRNQKMQEAMKKLRFQNVSST, from the coding sequence ATGGATCTGAAAAATGGATCTGTAGTGACTGAGTTTATTTTACAAGGATTTTCTGCAGGATGGGGACTTCAGATTGTCTTCTTCGTGACATTCTCCTTGATCTATGGGGCTACTGTGCTGGGAAACGCTCTCATTATGGTCACAGTGACATGCAATCCCACCCTTCATTCTCCCATGTACTTCCTCCTTGGAAACCTCTCCTTTTTGGACATGTGTCTCTCCTCGGTCACCACACCCAAGATGATCAGAGACTTGCTCACTGAACACAAGACCATCTCTATAAGGGGATGCACGGCTCAGATGTTCTTTATGCACTTGTTTGGAGGTGCTGAGATGACTCTGCTGGTAGCCATGGCTTTTGACAGATATGTGGCCGTATGTAAACCCCTGCACTACAGGAAAATCATGAACCACAGGTTGCTGAACGGGTTTGTTGTACTCTCATGGACAATTGGTTTTACACACACCATGAGTCAGATGGTATTAACTGTAAACCTGCCTTTCTGTGGCCCCCGCGTCATAGACAGTATATTCTGTGACCTTCCCCTTGTGATTAAGCTTGCGTGTGTAGAGACATACACCCTGGAACTATTTGTCATTGCTGACAGCGGGCTGTTGTCCCTCATGTGTTTCCTCCTCCTGCTTGTCTCCTACACGGTCATCCTGGCCACTGTGCAACGAAGATCATCTGGAGGGCTCTCCAAAGCTCTGTCCACACTGTCTGCCCACATCACTGTGGTCAGTCTGTTCTTTGGGCCGTGTATCTTCATCTATGCCTGGCCTTTCAAGAGTTTTGCCAGAAATAAAGTGCTTGCTGTATTTTACACTGTTATCACACCCTTATTGAATCCTATTATTTACACCTTGAGAAATCAGAAAATGCAAGAGGCCATGAAAAAATTAAGGTTCCAAAATGTTAGCTCCACATAG